The following coding sequences lie in one Paramisgurnus dabryanus chromosome 16, PD_genome_1.1, whole genome shotgun sequence genomic window:
- the fam199x gene encoding protein FAM199X produces the protein MSEDVYEKFLAPEEPFPLLSQRGNFSEDATLDASDFGCQLSSCHRTDPLHRFHSSRWNLTSCGTSVASSECSEELFSSVSVGDQDECYSLLDDQELASFDLFPEGSVCSDVSSSISTYWDWSDSEFEWQLPGSDIASGSDVLSDIIPSVPSSPCLISKRKSKVHRNLDELPWSAMTNDEQVEYIEYLSRKVSTEMGLREQLDIIKIIDPSAQILPTDSEFIIELNCLTDEKLKQVRSYIREHSPRQRASALRDCWRRSVASTSAVSAHSSSNASMVSSASSSSLSTGSNTSTNISRAHSDGNLATAAERIRDSKKRSKQRKMQQKALRKRQLKEQRQARKERLSGLFLNEEILSLRVTEEEDHCDDVEVLM, from the exons ATGTCTGAGGACGTCTATGAGAAGTTTCTCGCTCCAGAGGAGCCGTTTCCATTGCTCTCACAAAGAGGAAACTTCAGTGAAGACGCAACACTAGATGCCAGTGACTTTGGTTGTCAGTTGTCATCATGTCACCGAACAGATCCTTTACATCGCTTTCACAGTAGCAG GTGGAATCTGACGTCATGTGGTACCAGTGTGGCAAGTTCAGAATGCAGTGAGGAGCTCTTCTCTTCTGTGTCAGTGGGAGATCAAGATGAGTGCTACTCTCTTCTGGATGATCAGGAGCTTGCGTCCTTTGACCTGTTTCCAGAGGGCAGCGTGTGCAGCGATGTGTCATCTTCTATTAGCACATACTGGGATTGGTCAGACAGTGAATTTGAGTGGCAG TTACCAGGCAGTGACATAGCCAGTGGCAGTGATGTTTTGTCTGACATAATTCCCAGTGTGCCCAGTTCACCTTGCCTCATTTCCAAACGAAAAAGCAAGGTGCACAGGAATCTGGATGAGCTACCCTGGAGTGCAATGACCAATGATGAACAG GTGGAATATATTGAATATTTGAGTCGAAAAGTGAGCACAGAAATGGGACTCCGGGAGCAGCTTGATATCATAAAGATAATTGACCCAAGTGCACAGATATTGCCAACAGACAGTGAGTTCATCATCGAGCTGAACTGCCTCACAGATGAAAAACTGAAACAg GTGAGGAGCTACATCCGTGAGCACAGCCCGCGGCAGCGGGCCAGCGCGCTGCGTGATTGCTGGCGGAGGAGCGTTGCAAGCACCAGTGCAGTTAGCGCTCACAGCAGCAGTAATGCCAGCATGGTGAGCAGTGCTAGCAGCAGTAGCTTGTCCACAGGATCCAATACGTCCACCAACATCAGCCGTGCCCACAGCGATGGGAACCTGGCCACTGCTGCTGAGCGCATAAGAGACTCCAAG AAACGCTCTAAGCAGAGAAAAATGCAGCAGAAGGCATTACGCAAGCGGCAACTGAAAGAGCAGAGACAGGCTCGCAAGGAGAGGTTAAGCGGTCTTTTCTTAAATGAAGAGATCCTGTCACTCAGAGTCACAGAGGAAGAGGACCACTGTGATGATGTTGAAGTATTGATGTGA